TAGAGGTTTTAAAGATCCGGCAATTCTCATTTATGACACAGAAGCGGCGCAATATTTGGGTCGTTTTCCCAAATCCAGAATTGTTTATGATTGTGTTGATGACCATCGTGTGCAAGCGGGGGTCAATCGTAATTCGGAAAGAGTTGAAGCGGAAGAAGTTTTGATTGCCAAGGCCGCGGATGCGATTAGTGTTACGACGGAAATATTATATGAGCGTTTTTCGAAACTGAATAAGAATGTAGTTCTTATTCCCAATGCCGCCGATATTAATCTGTTTAAAAACTTTTCGGGAAGCGAACCGGAGGATCTTAAAAATATTCCGCACCCAAGAATCGGAACGGTGGGCGCGTTGGACGTTTATAAGGTGGATTTTTCGATGTTATTTAATGTTGCCTCCAAACATCCCGAATGGCATTTTGTTTTGGTGGGGCCAGTGGAACACATTGGCGTTAGGAACGAAGGTTTGGGGATTACAAAATTGAAAGAACTTGCGAATGTGCATTTTTTGGGTGAAAAAAAGAAAGATGATGTTCCGGCTTACGTCCATAATTTCGATGTAGCAATTATTCCGTACGTGAAAAGTGATTATAATGATGCCTCATTTCCCTTGAAATTTTGGGAATTCATGGTGAGCGGAAAGCCGGTGGTGGCGACGAATTTGCCCACATTGTCGAAATACCAATACCTCTTTTCGCTGACACGCAATGAAGAAGAATTTGAAAAGGGAATCGTTGTGGCTCTTCAAGAAAATGAAAAAAATAATGTTCCTCGCATTGCCGAAGCTGAACTGCATGATTGGAGTAAACGCGTCGACGCGATAGAAAAATTATTGCAATAAAAAACCGTCCAGCGAGGGACGGGTGGGAGTCTGGTGACTGTGGAGCAAGCGCTTATGCGGGTTTTTGGGTTAAGGATTCGGCCAGCGAAAGAAAAGAGTTGCTCCAGACAACAGGGAGAAGCAGGTCATCCGTTTGGACGATGGTGACACCGCTGGTCTTCAAGTCGCGATACAACTTTTCTTCTTGAGGATTGATGGCAGACACGTTGATAACAACGGCAAAAGGAACATGGTTTGCAATGCAATGCAGAATCATTGCCAGTTGCATTCCGATATTTTTCAGTTGGGCGTCAATGATATACGCTCCAAATGAAATTTTTCCAGCGAGGATCTCATCCCACGCCTGGTACGAGTTGAGTCGTGTTACGCCCTCATTGCCAGTCAGTTCCTCAAAATTCTGTTTAGCGGTGACGGACACCGCTTCCTCATCAGTTACAAGACAGATACTTACCCTAAGTAACGCATGAATGGTATTTTCAATTGCCACTGGAACCTGTTGCCGTCGAAACAAAGGGTTGCGTATGTCCATGTTTTATCTCCCATGTTGGATGTTTTGGAAACGATCAAACGCCACGGCATTATAATTTAATAATAGAAAAAGTCAATATTTTTTTGGTTACAAGGTCGGACTGCCGAGCGGTCCGACCTTGATTGGTGGTAATTAAACGTCCAATGCGGGTCGGACCGCTAAGCAGTCCGACCCGGCCTTTAAATAAACCGAGTTTCGGATTATATTGAAAACGTGCATATCGCTCTAGACGGTTCAGACCTTTCAAGTACCAAATTCGACGGCACTACTGTTTATGTGCGAGAGCTTTTGCCGCGGTTGGCGCGTTTGTTGCATACGGCTGGTCACAAGGTGACAGTTTTTTCGCATTCGCCAATCGCACCCGAAGTTTTTGGTGATACAGCGGAAATTAATGTCACGCGCGGGCGGCGTTTTTGGACGCAGACAGTGCTTTCGCGCGCGCTTTTTCGTGTAAAACCGGATTTACTTTTTTTGCCGATCCAAACAGTCCCATTGTACCGACCGTCAAACCTGAAAGTAGTTGCGACAATTCATGACCTGGATTTCTTGGCATATCCAAAAATGTACGAATGGAAAAATCGTCTTTTATTGCGCTGGTTTTCGCGTGTTGTTGTCAGAAATGCCACGAAGCTTATTGCTGTTTCGGAATATTCGCGAAAGGAAATTATGAAATTTTATGGACGCAGTCAGAACGATATTTCTGTTGTTTACCACGGATTCGATCGAAAGAATTTTCGGCCACCGGTTTCAATGGAAGAAAAAGCGATGGCGCTAAATAATATTCAAAGAAAATATGCCATCCCCGGCAACACTGTTTTATTTGTGGGTGCGATGCAACCACGGAAAAATATTAACCGCTTAATAGACGCCTTCGAGCTGTATAAGGCGAGCGGTGACAAAGTAAATCTGGTTCTGGTTAGTGGCAATGGTTGGCGTGAAAAAGAAATTATGAAACGGATTCAAAATTCATCGATGTTAAAAGATATTCACGTGTTAAGAAAGGTGCCATATCGCGACTTAACGGCGTTGTATTGGAATGCCTCGGTTTCGGTGCTGGTGAGTATTGCCGAAGGTTTTGGTTTGCCGGTGCTGGAAGCAATGGCGTGCGGTGCGCCCGTGCTTACGTCAAACACGACAGCTTTGGCTGAAATTGCGCATGGTGCCGCGCTGTTGGTTGAACCGAAAGATGGTAACGCAACCGCGAAGGGTTTGGAAAAAATCCTTACCGATTCACAAACAAAGAAGCGTCTTATTGAGGCTGGTTTTGATAGGGTGATTAGTTTTTCTTGGGACAAGTGTGCTCAAGAAACAGCGGTTGTTATTGAAAAAGCGCTCGAAATGGTATAGTGTGATTAACCAATGAACGCATCAATAATTATCGTAAATTGGAATACCGGACCAATGTTGCGGGAATGTTTAGATTCGTTGCCTGGCGCGTTTTCAAATAATGAAGAATATGAAGTATTTGTCATTGATAACGCTTCAGTCGATCAAAGTGTCGCCATCGCCGAGGGGAGTCCGCAAAAAATTCAACTATTTAAAGTGAAAAAAAATCTGGGGTTTGCGAAAGCAAATAATATCGGAATTCGTCAATCAAAAGGGGATTACGTTATTCTTTTGAATCCGGATACAGTGGCGACGGAAGGGTGTTTTACCAAATTGATCGCGTTTCTGCAAGAAAAACCTAAAGTAGCGGCGGTTGGTCCAAGACTACTTAATGCAGACTTGTCTTGGCAACCTTCGTGTCGGAGTTTTCCGAGTGTTGGGGTGCTTGCGGCAATGTTTTTGAAACTTCCTCATTTTTTTCCAAATATGGTTGGTTATCGAAAATATCTGATGAAAGATTTTACATACGAATCGGAGACAGTAGTTGATCAAATTATGGGAGCATGTATGGTTATTCCTCGAGATATGCTGGATCGGATTGGTTTGTTGGATGAAAAATATTGGATTTGGTTTGAAGAAGTTGATTGGTGCCGGCGCGCCAAAGAGTTGGGATTAGAGATATGGTTTGCACCTGTTTCGGAAATCGTTCATTATGGCGGGGTATCATTTAAACAGGCATTCGTCCCGGTTCGGAAAGAATGGCGGTTTATGCGCTCGGCCTTGCGTTATGTACGAAAGCATATTGGAATCAGGCATTGGCTATTACTTTGCTTGATTGCTCCGTTGGGTTTGATTATTGACTCACTAACAATGATTGTATGGCTCAAGCCGTCGGCAAAAAATTCAACAAAGTAGGCGGACTGATAGAAATAGTTCTCATTGGTGTCGGTGCGCTGGCGCTCTTTTCGGCATTATTTTTTAGTGCGCAGGCGGGAATATTTATTTTGGGTGGTGCTTGGGCGGTGGCTTTATCTTGGAAATATCCTAAACAGGCATTTTGGATATTGTTGTTTTTTGTACCGCTTTTGCCGTTATTGAAAATAACGCAAACTTTGAGCGCGGTAACACCACTGAAAGATTTTATCATCGCTGCGTTATTTGTTCGGGTTGTCATTTATCCGATTTATCTTAAGCGGGACCCGTATCGTCGTAATAATGTGCTATTGCCAATAATTTTTCTTGTTTGTTATGCGGTGCTGGCCGTATTGCGCGCGGATAGTCACGTGCTTGGTATACTTCGTTTAAGAGATATATTACTTTATATTCCAATGCTTTGGATTGGTCGCGCAATGATTGTGACGCGGAAGGATTTTACTGATTTTCTGAAAATTATTTTCGGTAGTGTGGGGCTGGTTTTGGTTCTTGCGTTGGCGCAATTTATATTTTTTACAGATGGAATGGTGTTGCGGTTTGATCCTTCGGACAGTTCCTGGATTACCAGAGCATCAAGTGTTTTGGCACACCCAAATATTTTAGGCAGTTATTTGTTGTGTTTCCTGCCACTTACATTTTCTTTTTCGTTATTTAAATTTAAACCTGGCTGGAAATCAAAGATTGTGCTTTTGTTAAGTATTTTTGGCTTGATTACGGTTTACGCCACATATTCGCGTGGCGTTTGGATCGCCTTTATTGTCGGGGCTTTGTCTGCGGGCGTTTTGGTTGTATATCAAAAACGACAGTTATTTTATAAAGTTGTGTTGCCGATAATTTTAGTCGTTCTAATTTTGTTTCTTGCGATTCCCCGTACGCGCAATCTCTTACGGACAGTTGTGGATCCAACATACGCCAGCAATCAGGCTCGAATTGGAATTATGGCATCATTGGTTTCAGAAATGTCTAATGTAGACGCGCTTTTGGGGCGTGGTTTAGGTGATATTTTTGAAAGTACAGATCGAAACATCAATATCTCAATTTCCGATATTGTTGCTAATAATGTGCAGAGTGTACAAAC
This window of the bacterium genome carries:
- a CDS encoding glycosyltransferase, which gives rise to MKRDVIIFAGALYDSKLWTNRQQIATRLAERGHKVFYVEPRHFWLTMLLGQFPGSGSHLHWLFRSHWPHEVRNNLWVISQFNVMPWSREVNWISLLNHWLNAPTVHLHAFLRGFKDPAILIYDTEAAQYLGRFPKSRIVYDCVDDHRVQAGVNRNSERVEAEEVLIAKAADAISVTTEILYERFSKLNKNVVLIPNAADINLFKNFSGSEPEDLKNIPHPRIGTVGALDVYKVDFSMLFNVASKHPEWHFVLVGPVEHIGVRNEGLGITKLKELANVHFLGEKKKDDVPAYVHNFDVAIIPYVKSDYNDASFPLKFWEFMVSGKPVVATNLPTLSKYQYLFSLTRNEEEFEKGIVVALQENEKNNVPRIAEAELHDWSKRVDAIEKLLQ
- a CDS encoding glycosyltransferase family 1 protein translates to MHIALDGSDLSSTKFDGTTVYVRELLPRLARLLHTAGHKVTVFSHSPIAPEVFGDTAEINVTRGRRFWTQTVLSRALFRVKPDLLFLPIQTVPLYRPSNLKVVATIHDLDFLAYPKMYEWKNRLLLRWFSRVVVRNATKLIAVSEYSRKEIMKFYGRSQNDISVVYHGFDRKNFRPPVSMEEKAMALNNIQRKYAIPGNTVLFVGAMQPRKNINRLIDAFELYKASGDKVNLVLVSGNGWREKEIMKRIQNSSMLKDIHVLRKVPYRDLTALYWNASVSVLVSIAEGFGLPVLEAMACGAPVLTSNTTALAEIAHGAALLVEPKDGNATAKGLEKILTDSQTKKRLIEAGFDRVISFSWDKCAQETAVVIEKALEMV
- a CDS encoding glycosyltransferase family 2 protein translates to MNASIIIVNWNTGPMLRECLDSLPGAFSNNEEYEVFVIDNASVDQSVAIAEGSPQKIQLFKVKKNLGFAKANNIGIRQSKGDYVILLNPDTVATEGCFTKLIAFLQEKPKVAAVGPRLLNADLSWQPSCRSFPSVGVLAAMFLKLPHFFPNMVGYRKYLMKDFTYESETVVDQIMGACMVIPRDMLDRIGLLDEKYWIWFEEVDWCRRAKELGLEIWFAPVSEIVHYGGVSFKQAFVPVRKEWRFMRSALRYVRKHIGIRHWLLLCLIAPLGLIIDSLTMIVWLKPSAKNSTK
- a CDS encoding O-antigen ligase family protein; amino-acid sequence: MAQAVGKKFNKVGGLIEIVLIGVGALALFSALFFSAQAGIFILGGAWAVALSWKYPKQAFWILLFFVPLLPLLKITQTLSAVTPLKDFIIAALFVRVVIYPIYLKRDPYRRNNVLLPIIFLVCYAVLAVLRADSHVLGILRLRDILLYIPMLWIGRAMIVTRKDFTDFLKIIFGSVGLVLVLALAQFIFFTDGMVLRFDPSDSSWITRASSVLAHPNILGSYLLCFLPLTFSFSLFKFKPGWKSKIVLLLSIFGLITVYATYSRGVWIAFIVGALSAGVLVVYQKRQLFYKVVLPIILVVLILFLAIPRTRNLLRTVVDPTYASNQARIGIMASLVSEMSNVDALLGRGLGDIFESTDRNINISISDIVANNVQSVQTAKAQTFVDDAVFKTWIETGLFGLLIVGWLVWNIVTNSWRLNVGGKSVEEKYFGIALFATTVGLFVLSFFLDIPETFPVALYWWTLVGVGQAVPCLKNDE